The stretch of DNA GACCACGGCATCTGACGCCGACTTCTTGCTATAGCGCGTACTGCAACGGGGCACTGATACGAGTAGACGGCGGTGCGTCGCTCGCGTCCAAAATTTAGGCAGCTTGGAGCAAGCATGGTGAGCTTGAATTGGGGCAGATCGGCATTCGGAGGCGGAATCTCATGTACATAGCCGCGACAAGGCAAGCAACAATGTAATCTTCTGGGTTGGGGGTCAATATAGGAAGGCCGCTTCACGAGCAGGCGATGCATCATCTTCGGCCACTCACTCTCTGCAAAACACAAGCTTCATGACGTACAATATAGACAACCTGCGAAGGGGGAAACGGCTCTGGGGGGAACATGAAATCATCCTTCATGACAGGAATGATATCCAAACACGTCCCATCAAAGACATTTAAAACGTCGTGCTCGAACCGTTGCGCCAACGTGACCGGACCAACTGCTTGTAAGCCGACTCGGTGGTATCTCGAATGCAAAAAGCCTCCCCTCATGTTCTACCAAGAAGCGCCCCTCCCCATGACTAGAATAAGACTTGCGTGTTAATTCAACAGTCCATTCGTTCACCGGCTCTCCGGCTCGCCCCTTACGCGCAAGCcgcaacgcccgccgccgcggcgagcaccaccgccagcgacgccgaccacCCCCAAGCGTCGCCCAGCCTCCCGGCCGCTGAGTCCTTTgtctgcgtcgccgtgcctcccgcgctcgtcgtcttaTCCGCAGtcgctcctgctcctcctccggtcgtcgtggcggtaccggccgccgtcccggtcgccgtcgctttcccactgctgctgctgctgctactgctgctaccgtcgtcgccgtcaccaccgtcGGTCCCCTTCTTGCACTCCgtcggcagcgccggcaccaccCCGGCATCGCACTCAGGCTTGGGCTTGATCGTCGCCTTGCCCGCCCCGGACGTCCCCTCGGGCGCCCGCTTGAGAGCGCAGTCGAACAGCCAGCACTCGTGGCACTTGATGTGGTACAGCGCCGTCAGGCACCCCTCATTGAGCCCGCATAGCGACTTGCAcgcctgctcgtcgttgACAATGGTATCGCTGATGACGCCCTtggtcgatgccgccgacgccgaggtgccgaacagcagcgccgcggcggcgctggcgatcAGGGCGGTGCGCATCCTGGGCGAGGGGGACGCGCCCGTGTAgtcttgtgtgtgtgtgtgtgtgacagagagagagagagacaggaAGTGAAAGTCGGAGCGTGTGAAAGTAGGAGCGCCGTGGGAATGAGGAGGAAAGAGAACCTTTCTACCGTTGTGATTCTGTGGTGTTGTgcgcgacggacgacgacaccgacgacgcaggcgaCCATGCCCTGGCGCATGCATGTATTTAACGCCCGCCCATCTTTCCGTCCAGACGCCTATATCTCGGCCACAATTTACGCCGTCTTATTTTCAATCGTCTAGGAGATTGCAGCAGGATTTCAAGCCATCCATGCAGCCCTACAGGGTGCGCAGAGGGCCAGGCGTGTTGTTCGACTACTGCTACTAGTACTATCTCAATAGGTAgctccccctctctctgttGACCCCTGAATCGATCCGGCGGCTGTAGCCGCCTTGGGCTTGCATTTAGCCTTAAACCACAAGCCACAGTCATTATTTAGCATGCCTCGAGAGGTCAGAGAGCAAGAGCCCTTGCACCTGGGCGAAAGGGTCTCGTCGAGTTGCAAGCACGTGGCCCTTCTCGTCGTGCAGCTGGTTTGCAAACGCCTTCGTCGACCCCGACCCATCCGTTCGAGTGTGCGATGGTCTGACACGATAGACCTCTTCACAATCAAGGTGTGTGCAAATCCGCTTACGCTGTGTGAAGAGTGCTGTCTTTTGCTATATGCCAATCGTCTCTTCAACCGTTGACTGTCGCCGCGGTGATGCCATGTACAAGTGGAGAAGGGGGAAAACGGTCGAGGAAAACAGGTGGAAATGAAGCGGTGCCAACCCCCAAGGTATATATCATGCTTGCTGCGCCATAAAAGCAATTGCCATTCCGCCAATTTCGTGTGCCACTCTGGATCATGTCGCCCCCAACCTAGCCAGGACCTGAGCCCTCTTTAACGTCTTTGTTCTGTAAATGGGAAAGAGATATGTCTTCCGGCGGGCAGTGTATTACGACAGGCTCTCGGGGGTGAAGGAAATGCGACGTCCGCGCTGTTCCACTCGATCAAAGGCCCGCGGGCGCATTATTGAGTCGCACCGCGccggtcgccgtcgtcggtcgtTGCAGTGAGCTCAGCTCGTCATAGGCCGCAGCTCTCAAAGTCGCGAACCATGACAGCGACCTGCGCCctcttggcggcctcggcgacgagagtAAAGTCCTTGAGGAAGGCGTCGGTGGAGGGCGATGTTGGCAGCCCGGGCTGCGCTTGCGCGGGAGGCTGCGGTGCCGCGGGCTGTGCCATGGCATTGGTGGGGGACGACTGTTGTGACGAGGATAAAGGGGCCGTTGAAACGGTGCGCGAGCCCATCGGTGAAGTGATCGGGGCGTTCATGCTGTGCGACGGGTGACAGGTGTTTGTGTTCGGTCTCGACGAAGGCGTtgacgatgcgctgcgaCCCTGAGCGGGGAGAGAGGACGATGCAAGGACGATGCAAATTATAatgcgctgctgccgggccTGAAAAACAAAGACGGCTAGTATCGTGCACAAAAGACAAAAAGACCGCCCGTCAAAGGACGCTCGTGGACCAGGTAGCGCTCAGAGAGTCAATGACGAAAAGGTTCCTGTGCATGCGAGGCTTGTGACGATGCAGCCGAGACTAAAAGGTAGAAgccaggcgtcggcggggtgcagggcggcgtcCGGCTTCGGCAAACGGCGAAGTGTGGAGAAGCCGAGATGGGACCGTGCCTGTGTAAGAGAAAAAAACTTGGGACAGGCAGCCCCAAGGATGGAGATGCCAGTCTAAAGTCTCTGAGGATTGCCGGGCTACTGTATCagtcgacgggcgcgacTCGGGACACGAgacgtgggcgggcgggaaaAAAGAGTGGCCCCCTCTGGCCGGGCGGCGAATCCGTGATGCCTCGGCCTGCCGACACCGAGCGACCCGTTCGGGGCCCCGTCTTCTCTGACGTAGGGTTGGATTCGACCACGCGAGCCCTAGAGTACTGTGCTGGACAGTACAGACGGAGGGACAGCGTCTGTGCAGAGATGGTGACAGGCTCGGCGACGATAAGCGGCGGTTGGTTGCGGCGACGAAGGGGCGCCGCACGGGGACTCGAGTTGAAACGCGGCGGATGCTTTGCACGTTGGGTGTGGGGGAGGATATGCAACTTTTGTAGGACGTCGCTTGTCGGATGAGAGAAagggacgagcaggccgtcgacgatgccgtttGATGCAGGGGGGGCTTCCAAGGCGCTGATCAAAGCCACtcgtggatggatgggaagGAGGAAAGAGGAGAAAAGGAAAAGCCAGAGGGCAGACGATGAGGAGAAAGTGCAGGTGGTGAGACAATCATTCGATGCGCGAGGGCACAGGAGAGAATCAAACAGACtggatgtgtgtgtgtgtgtgtgtgtgtgtgtgtgtcctCGGTCTGTCTGGCCgagtccgtccgtccatccatgccgcccatcccatcccatccatccatccatccatccagcaAGCCAtctgtccatccatccacccactaTCCATCCACATCTGCCCAGCACATCCGCCGCGCGCCCATATTTGCCCGCATCAGCGCCGCAAACAGCGGGTTCGTAGAGGCAGGCTATTGTTGCTAGGCTGCCGCCCAAAAACGCTGGGCCAGTGGTAGCCCGTGGCTGCCAGTTCCAGCCAgcaggcggccatggctcccGA from Purpureocillium takamizusanense chromosome 6, complete sequence encodes:
- a CDS encoding uncharacterized protein (TransMembrane:1 (o241-261i)); this translates as MHAPGHGRLRRRCRRPSRTTPQNHNGRKVLFPPHSHGAPTFTRSDFHFLSLSLSVTHTHTQDYTGASPSPRMRTALIASAAAALLFGTSASAASTKGVISDTIVNDEQACKSLCGLNEGCLTALYHIKCHECWLFDCALKRAPEGTSGAGKATIKPKPECDAGVVPALPTECKKGTDGGDGDDGSSSSSSSSSGKATATGTAAGTATTTGGGAGATADKTTSAGGTATQTKDSAAGRLGDAWGWSASLAVVLAAAAGVAACA
- a CDS encoding uncharacterized protein (EggNog:ENOG503P8MX), with product MNAPITSPMGSRTVSTAPLSSSQQSSPTNAMAQPAAPQPPAQAQPGLPTSPSTDAFLKDFTLVAEAAKRAQVAVMVRDFESCGL